The Ochotona princeps isolate mOchPri1 chromosome 1, mOchPri1.hap1, whole genome shotgun sequence genome has a segment encoding these proteins:
- the LOC131481435 gene encoding LOW QUALITY PROTEIN: small ribosomal subunit protein bS18m-like (The sequence of the model RefSeq protein was modified relative to this genomic sequence to represent the inferred CDS: inserted 2 bases in 1 codon; substituted 1 base at 1 genomic stop codon), which translates to MAAVLAICRVLGRKKSTRLGMAAFNLADPGAHTTLWRRVRKXVAMENPLXETLEKCILCRKCVDYNNVQLFYAFVGRCRKKSQKHLRQSNN; encoded by the exons ATGGCAGCTGTGCTTGCTATCTGCAGGGTCTTGGGAAGGAAGAAGTCGACACGCCTGGGAATGGCTGCGTTCAACCTTGCAGATCCTGGAGCTCACACCACGCTGTGGAGAAGAGTGAGGAA TGTTGCAATGGAAAATCCTTTATAGGAGACACTTGAGAAGTGCATCTTGTGTAGGAAGTGTGTAGATTAtaacaatgtacagctttt TTATGCCTTTGTgggaagatgcagaaagaaatcACAAAAACATTTAAGACAGTCCAATAATTGA